The Tamandua tetradactyla isolate mTamTet1 chromosome 8, mTamTet1.pri, whole genome shotgun sequence genome includes a window with the following:
- the MPZL3 gene encoding myelin protein zero-like protein 3 isoform X1 encodes MQQSRAAGGRGCAFVPLQGVLFFLGAYTALSLEIKADAHVRGYVGENIKLKCTFKSTSSITDKLTIDWTYRPPSSSRTESIFHYQSFQYPTTAGIFRDRISWVGNVYKGDASISINNPTMKDNGTFSCAVKNPPDVHHNIPTTELTVTERGFGTVLSSVGLLSVLVFIPSAVVVVLLLVRMGRKFAGLKKKSKSGYKKSSIEVSDDTDQEEESNCMRRLCVRCAECLDSDYEETY; translated from the exons GTGCTTACACAGCCCTTTCCTTGGAGATTAAAGCAGATGCCCATGTCCGAGGTTATGTTGGAGAAAACATCAAGTTGAAATGCACCTTCAAATCTACTTCATCCATCACTGACAAACTCACCATAGACTGGACATATCGACCTCCCAGTAGCAGCCGCACAGAATCA ATTTTTCATTATCAGTCTTTCCAGTACCCAACCACAGCAGGCATTTTCCGAGATCGGATTTCCTGGGTTGGAAATGTATACAAGGGGGATGCATCCATCAGCATAAACAACCCTACTATGAAGGACAATGGGACATTCAGCTGTGCTGTGAAGAATCCTCCAGATGTGCATCATAATATTCCCACGACAGAGCTAACAGTCACAGAAAGGG GTTTTGGCACCGTGCTCTCCTCTGTGGGTCTTCTTTCCGTCCTTGTCTTCATTCCCTCAGCTGTGGTGGTTGTCCTACTTCTGGTGAGAATGGGAAGGAAGTTTGCAGgactgaaaaagaagagcaagtcTGGCTATAAGAAGTCGTCTATTGAGGTTTCAGATGA CACTGACCAAGAGGAGGAAAGTAATTGCATGAGGAGGCTTTGTGTCCGTTGTGCTGAATGCCTG GATTCAGACTATGAAGAGACATATTGA